The Podospora pseudocomata strain CBS 415.72m chromosome 1 map unlocalized CBS415.72m_1, whole genome shotgun sequence genome has a segment encoding these proteins:
- the PPN1 gene encoding Endopolyphosphatase (BUSCO:EOG09262645; COG:I; EggNog:ENOG503NVEG) — translation MMALQRILCLGLLYHGVIARLSGSGPTAPAAEQHILSSSAPRKGLHGRFLHITDIHPDEFYKVHSSTDEDDGCHKGEGPAGPYGAETTDCDSPYSLVNATFDWIEANLKDKIDFVVWTGDTARHDRDDDLPRTQDQVLGTNTWIADKFAEMLRNEETGHGMSIPVVPTFGNNDILPHNILLPGPNKWLQTYTHIWRHFIPEAQRHSFEFGGWFHVEVIPNRLAVFSLNTLYFFDRNAGVDGCENPSEPGFKQLEWLRVQLEFMRERGMKVILMGHVPPARTDSKKLWDETCWQKYTLWLHQYRDVVISGMYGHMNIDHFLIHDTHDVDIAFLNGLSPEFGVREYLDDELTIQGGTDYLMELRDDWSKLTPPTVPGKSNEVNQDGKKGRTRKPKRRDPWGERYVLSLVSPSIVPTYFPTLRVVEYNISGLENTPLWRDMPGNGAKNSSHPASAPSAPQKHLDLRSLSPIDGLNDSFENVETDKKKKKKGGKRPKKDKKPHDPNLVIPPPPAKTSPPGPAYSQQPLSLTGYTQYFANLTHINNLNLTDLNSVEPTTTNSLFSLLQSSKSWLMKWRKGKNGGKKPLTPKPDPREFAFEVEYSTFNDKIYKLGDLTVNSFVELAYRIGQKAKGKSLVEMAGDEEVGDAEEEHDCDESDFESDSDSDDEEMEAEAKKGDKKKGDKKKKGKKGDKKKKKKKKGKKNKTWLHFLSHAFVGTLDKSELKRYS, via the exons ATGATGGCTCTCCAGCGCATTCTGTGCCTGGGACTGCTGTACCATGGCGTCATTGCCAGGCTCTCGGGTTCAGGTCCAACTGCGCCGGCGGCAGAGCAGCACATACTGTCGAGTTCTGCCCCGCGAAAAGGGCTGCACGGCAGGTTCCTGCATATCACAG ACATCCATCCCGATGAATTCTACAAAGTACACTCATCCacagacgaagacgacggaTGCCACAAGGGCGAAGGGCCAGCAGGGCCGTACGGTGCCGAGACGACCGATTGCGATTCGCCGTACTCGCTGGTGAATGCGACGTTTGACTGGATTGAGGCGAACTTAAAAGACAAGATTGATTTTGTCGTGTGGACGGGCGACACGGCGCGTCACGATCGCGATGATGATTTGCCCCGCACGCAGGACCAGGTGCTCGGGACCAACACCTGGATTGCGGACAAGTTTGCCGAGATGCTCAGGAACGAGGAGACGGGACATGGGATGAGCATACCGGTTGTGCCGACGTTCGGGAATAACGATATCTTGCCGCATAACATTTTGCTGCCGGGGCCGAATAAGTGGTTGCAGACATATACGCACATTTGGAGGCATTTTATCCCAGAGGCGCAGAGGCATAGCTTTGAGTTTGGAGGCTGGTTCCACGTGGAGGTTATTCCGAACCGGTTGGCGGTGTTCAGCTTGAATACGCTGTACTTTTTCGACCGGAATGCGGGTGTGGATGGATGTGAGAACCCATCTGAGCCAGGGTTTAAGCAGCTGGAGTGGTTGAGAGTGCAGTTGGAGTTtatgagggagaggggaatgAAGGTTATCTTGATGGGCCATGTCCCGCCAGCGAGGACGGACAGCAAAAAGCTTTGGGATGAGACTTGCTGGCAAAAGTACACGCTCTGGCTGCACCAGTATAGGGATGTGGTTATCAGCGGGATGTATGGGCACATGAACATCGATCACTTCCTTATCCACGACACCCACGACGTCGACATCGCCTTCTTGAACGGTCTATCACCCGAATTCGGCGTTCGCGAGTACTTGGACGATGAGCTTACGATTCAGGGTGGCACCGATTATCTGATGGAACTCCGCGATGACTGGTCCAAGTTGACACCCCCAACTGTGCCGGGCAAGTCGAACGAAGTGAATCAGGATGGAAAGAAGGGCAGAACCAGAAAGCCAAAGCGCAGGGATCCTTGGGGGGAGCGATATGTGTTGTCGCTGGTCAGCCCCAGCATCGTACCAACGTATTTCCCCACGTTACGCGTGGTGGAATACAACATCTCTGGCCTTGAGAACACACCTCTTTGGCGCGACATGCCTGGCAATGGCGCGAAGAACTCGTCGCACCCTGCCAGTGCCCCGAGCGCACCTCAGAAGCACCTCGACCTGCGAAGCTTGTCGCCGATAGACGGTCTGAACGATTCCTTCGAAAATGTCGAAaccgacaagaagaaaaagaagaagggcggcaAACGCCcaaagaaggacaagaagcctCACGATCCCAACCTCGtcattcctcctccaccagcgaAGACGAGCCCTCCCGGACCTGCGTATTCTCAGCAGCCTCTGAGCTTGACAGGGTACACACAGTACTTTGCTAACCTAAcgcacatcaacaacctcaaccttaCCGATTTGAACAGCGTCGAGccgacaacaaccaacagccTTTTCTCCCTGCTCCAATCCTCGAAATCGTGGCTTATGAAGTGGCGAAAGGGGAAGAACGGAGGGAAGAAGCCGCTGACACCGAAACCGGACCCGAGAGAATTTGCCTTTGAAGTCGAGTACAGCACTTTTAACGACAAGATCTACAAGCTGGGAGATTTGACGGTGAACAGCTTTGTGGAGTTGGCGTATAGGATTGGGCAGaaggccaagggcaagagTCTGGTTGAGATGGCTGGCGatgaagaggtgggagatgCTGAGGAAGAGCATGACTGTGATGAGTCCGATTTTGAGTCGGACAGTGActctgatgatga